A genomic region of Oncorhynchus mykiss isolate Arlee chromosome 2, USDA_OmykA_1.1, whole genome shotgun sequence contains the following coding sequences:
- the asb13b gene encoding ankyrin repeat and SOCS box protein 13 isoform X1, protein MPMHVTNHHIDRQRTSATAHGLGFWTDRSAVHEAAAQGKALQLQKLIQGGAAVNIVAVDSITPLHEACIQGQTQCVRLLLDAGAHVDARNIDGSTPLCDACAAGSLECVKLLIQHGATVNPPLFTFSPLHEACMGGNSDCVQLMIDVGALMEAHDCHFGTPLHVACARQHFDCAKVLLNAGANVNAAKLHETALHHAAKVKNVDLIELLIEFGGNIYARDNLGKKPINYTSQGSPTNICLVFYENTPLSLQQISRIALRTALGRRALDDVSKLGLPNRITCYLSYQPPPDLDLDFDYF, encoded by the exons ATGCCTATGCATGTCACCAACCATCACATAGACAGACAGCGGACGTCAGCAACGG CTCATGGCCTGGGGTTCTGGACAGACCGTTCGGCGGTACACGAGGCAGCAGCCCAGGGAAAGGCTCTTCAGCTACAGAAGCTGATCCAGGGAGGTGCAGCAGTTAACATAGTGGCTGTGGACTCCATAACCCCCCTCCACGAGGCCTGCATACAGGGACAAACACAGTGTGTCCGGTTGCTGCTGGACGCTGGTGCTCAC GTGGATGCGCGGAACATTGACGGCAGTACCCCGCTGTGCGACGCCTGCGCTGCGGGCAGCCTGGAGTGTGTGAAACTACTCATACAACATGGGGCTACGGTCAACCCTCCACTGTTCACCTTCTCACCCCTCCACGAGGCCTGCATGGGGG gtaACTCTGACTGCGTTCAGCTCATGATAGACGTGGGAGCTCTGATGGAGGCCCATGACTGCCACTTCGGGACACCGTTACATGTAGCGTGTGCCAGACAACACTTTGACTGCGCCAAGGTCCTCCTCAATGCAG GGGCGAACGTGAACGCTGCCAAGCTCCACGAGACGGCGCTCCATCACGCAGCCAAAGTAAAGAACGTGGATCTGATCGAGCTGCTGATTGAGTTTGGTGGGAACATATATGCCAGGGACAACCTGGGCAAAAAGCCCATCAACTACACAAGTCAAGGTTCTCCCACCAATATCTGCCTAGTGTTCTATGAAA ATACTCCCCTCAGTCTACAACAGATCAGCAGGATAGCTCTGAGAACAGCACTGGGCAGAAGAGCCCTGGACGACGTGTCCAAACTGGGCTTGCCCAATCGCATCACCTGCTACCTCTCATATCAGCCACCCCCAGATCTGGACTTGGACTTTGACTACTTCTAA
- the asb13b gene encoding ankyrin repeat and SOCS box protein 13 isoform X2, with translation MEITRARPSLFGDIAHGLGFWTDRSAVHEAAAQGKALQLQKLIQGGAAVNIVAVDSITPLHEACIQGQTQCVRLLLDAGAHVDARNIDGSTPLCDACAAGSLECVKLLIQHGATVNPPLFTFSPLHEACMGGNSDCVQLMIDVGALMEAHDCHFGTPLHVACARQHFDCAKVLLNAGANVNAAKLHETALHHAAKVKNVDLIELLIEFGGNIYARDNLGKKPINYTSQGSPTNICLVFYENTPLSLQQISRIALRTALGRRALDDVSKLGLPNRITCYLSYQPPPDLDLDFDYF, from the exons ATGGAGATTACTCGTGCCAGACCATCGCTGTTTGGAGATATAG CTCATGGCCTGGGGTTCTGGACAGACCGTTCGGCGGTACACGAGGCAGCAGCCCAGGGAAAGGCTCTTCAGCTACAGAAGCTGATCCAGGGAGGTGCAGCAGTTAACATAGTGGCTGTGGACTCCATAACCCCCCTCCACGAGGCCTGCATACAGGGACAAACACAGTGTGTCCGGTTGCTGCTGGACGCTGGTGCTCAC GTGGATGCGCGGAACATTGACGGCAGTACCCCGCTGTGCGACGCCTGCGCTGCGGGCAGCCTGGAGTGTGTGAAACTACTCATACAACATGGGGCTACGGTCAACCCTCCACTGTTCACCTTCTCACCCCTCCACGAGGCCTGCATGGGGG gtaACTCTGACTGCGTTCAGCTCATGATAGACGTGGGAGCTCTGATGGAGGCCCATGACTGCCACTTCGGGACACCGTTACATGTAGCGTGTGCCAGACAACACTTTGACTGCGCCAAGGTCCTCCTCAATGCAG GGGCGAACGTGAACGCTGCCAAGCTCCACGAGACGGCGCTCCATCACGCAGCCAAAGTAAAGAACGTGGATCTGATCGAGCTGCTGATTGAGTTTGGTGGGAACATATATGCCAGGGACAACCTGGGCAAAAAGCCCATCAACTACACAAGTCAAGGTTCTCCCACCAATATCTGCCTAGTGTTCTATGAAA ATACTCCCCTCAGTCTACAACAGATCAGCAGGATAGCTCTGAGAACAGCACTGGGCAGAAGAGCCCTGGACGACGTGTCCAAACTGGGCTTGCCCAATCGCATCACCTGCTACCTCTCATATCAGCCACCCCCAGATCTGGACTTGGACTTTGACTACTTCTAA